The Triticum dicoccoides isolate Atlit2015 ecotype Zavitan chromosome 6A, WEW_v2.0, whole genome shotgun sequence genome has a window encoding:
- the LOC119315159 gene encoding uncharacterized protein LOC119315159, with product MITREEERIIGDVEDKQVLAKITMDDRKRSMSGRTLDLNEGIDMESDDGEVGDDNDEEEEDGGSTTDVAGSRSSSNNSSTNHASETQQGTGAGEHRVRQYNRSKLPRLRWTPDLHMAFIRAVERLGGQERATPKLVLQMMNVRGLSIAHVKSHLQMYRSKKLDHHGQRIRGAISSVFSPMDFHSMGGDRRFHDMLLQRAAALSSTAERGGFFVSRNGGGGGGNTNSRLYGILQHQHRPSPMQSGFKNGSFRNQDWAFDHRDMIARNDVKASSTTSHFFASSSVRRWPLTSAVAGAGEQRRDESFGYFTGHGSGPLSRAMAVAPATSVVPGEGDHRLPFRWHGGDGGKVAKAISSDPVMIVEALDSQKQKHLEQQRALMTPADKVRLPVETPELELSLSPATAIDATDGTPSKKRKKSTAASSEQELEHANKLSISLSLMPPAASVPMQRQEKTRGGSVEAVLGQSTLDLTMSIKALE from the exons ATGATAACTAGGGAGGAGGAGAGGATTATTGGAGATGTGGAGGACAAGCAGGTGCTAGCTAAGATCACCATGGATGACAGGAAGAGATCCATGAGCGGGAGGACGCTGGACCTCAATGAAGGCATCGATATGGAGAGCGATGATGGAGAAGTCGGCGACGACaacgatgaagaggaggaggatggaggtAGCACCACCGATGTTGCCGGGAGCCGGAGCTCCAGCAACAACAGCAGCACCAACCATGCTTCGGAGACCCAACAGGGTACCGGGGCCGGCGAGCATAGGGTGCGGCAGTACAACCGATCGAAGCTGCCTCGGCTCCGGTGGACGCCCGATCTTCACATGGCCTTCATACGCGCCGTCGAGAGGCTTGGTGGACAAGAGA GAGCTACTCCTAAGCTGGTGCTTCAGATGATGAATGTTAGGGGGCTCAGTATTGCTCATGTGAAAAGCCATCTGCAG ATGTACCGAAGCAAGAAGCTAGACCACCACGGTCAACGGATCAGGGGAGCCATCTCCTCAG TATTTTCACCTATGGATTTCCACTCAATGGGAGGCGATCGACGCTTTCATGACATGCTCCTCCAAAGAGCTGCCGCCCTCTCCTCAACGGCGGAGCGCGGCGGCTTCTTCGTGTCAcggaacggcggcggcggaggagggaacaCCAATAGCCGCCTCTACGGGATTCTCCAACACCAACACCGGCCATCTCCGATGCAATCTGGCTTCAAGAACGGCAGTTTCAG GAATCAAGACTGGGCGTTCGACCACCGTGACATGATAGCCAGGAATGATGTGAAGGCCTCCTCGACCACGTCGCACTTCTTCGCGTCCTCGTCGGTAAGGAGGTGGCCATTAACCTCCGCAGTTGCGGGAGCCGGCGAGCAAAGGCGAGATGAGAGCTTTGGTTACTTTACCGGCCACGGCTCTGGGCCGCTCTCAAGGGCCATGGCAGTGGCACCGGCGACGTCGGTCGTGCCAGGAGAAGGTGACCATCGTCTCCCGTTTAGATGGCACGGTGGCGATGGCGGCAAGGTTGCTAAGGCCATATCGTCAGATCCCGTGATGATCGTCGAAGCCCTAGATTCCCAGAAGCAGAAGCATCTTGAGCAACAGAGGGCTCTGATGACACCAGCCGACAAGGTACGGCTTCCGGTAGAGACGCCGGAGTTGGAGCTCAGCTTATCTCCAGCCACGGCAATCGACGCCACAGATGGGACAccgagcaagaagaggaagaagagcactGCTGCATCGAGCGAGCAAGAGCTGGAACATGCCAACAAGCTGTCGATCTCGCTCTCGCTCATGCCACCTGCAGCTTCCGTGCCCATGCAGCGGCAGGAAAAGACAAGAGGGGGCAGCGTGGAGGCCGTTCTGGGGCAGAGTACTTTGGATCTGACCATGTCGATCAAGGCATTGGAGTGA